Sequence from the Cytophagales bacterium genome:
ACATACCCAGGTGTAACAGGTATTGAAAATATCACCGAACAGATTGGTTTATTGGTTTCTAGTACTAAACCAGACACGGCAACGGCTATTAAATTCTATTATCCTGACAGTGTTACCTTGTCTGTTGAAGACGTCAAACCATCATGGACCAACAATGCCGCAAATGCCGGGTTTTTTGAAATAGCAAACAGAAGCGTTAACATGGCTACCAATGTATCTAATGTTGGAAATGTTAATGTTGATACAGCCTTTAATACATTCATTGAAATACAAAGATCCGATTTTACAATTGCTTATAGTGATACAGTGAGCATTCCATCTTTAGCCCAAGGTGTTGATACCACCATCGTTTACCCTACTATATATACACCTGATTCGGCAGATATATACACGATTATGACATTTACAAATCTATCAAGCGATATTAATACACTTAATAACCAGATCCAAACAGAGATGGTAGTGATTGATACTGTTGGTAAAACTCAGGATACCTTATCCTGGGACAATGGGATGACGCCAGGTCAGGGAGTTGGATTTGAAGGCTGCGGGGTTCATTTCATACCACCATTTTATCCGACTGTTGTAAAGGAATTGTTATACTTTATAATTCAAACCACTGTTGATTCCGGTGGTTTTGTAGCAGCATTGTGGGATGATGATGGCCCCGGTGGAACTGCCGGTACAGTACTTTTTTCTGATACAATAATTCCTGACAGTGTTATTCTTGGTGGTTGGAACTCAGTAAATTTATCTGCTCCTATCTTAATAAATGATGGCGGATTTTACATTTCGTGGCAATTTATTGATACTACTACCCAAGGTATAGGTGTTGGTGTTGACCTTATACCACCATTTTCTTTGAGAACTTACGAAGTGCTCAGTGGGGTCTGGGGTGCATACAGGAGTGCTGAGGCAGAAGATATCATGATCAATGCCGTTATCGATTTACCCCCATATCCACTCATTGCTGCAATAAGTTCCTATGTAGATCCTACATGCAATGGCGTGTGTAATGGAAATGCTGCCGTAAATGTGGTTGGTGGAATACCTCCTTTTACTTATCTATGGGATGATTCATTAAACCAGGATTCGGTTACAGCAACTAAACTTTGTGCTGGTACTTACACTGTAACGGTATATGATTCGTTAGGGGATTCTACTACTGCTACGCTTACTCTTTCCGAGCCGGCAATTCTTACCGGTACAACAACAACCATTGGTCAATCAACTCCTGCAGATACAAATGGTGTAGTTACTGTTACTGCAAGTGGAGGATCCGGAAGCTATTCTTATCTATGGAATACCGGAGATACCACAAGTATGGTTTTAGGGGTTGTTGCCGGTGTATATAGTGTCACTGTTACTGACATTGTTTGCGGTAATTCTATCGTTCTTACCGATACAGTTAATTTACTAACCGCTATAGCCGGATTTTTTGAAGAAGCGGGTAATGTTAAAATATACCCTAATCCGTCAACTGGCAAGCTAATGATTGAACTGCTCAATATCAGGCATACAAGTATTGCGCTTTACAGCATATTAGGGAAACGGTTA
This genomic interval carries:
- a CDS encoding T9SS type A sorting domain-containing protein, whose product is MTKLTITFVLAIFGYCSLFAQTSGGPDTYGYIWKNSNDISVDAPVYNWIDITTIGTEITGLGDDNVSVIFPFGFTFKYYWSDISGFSVGSNGYIALNTSYVISSGFGDGGFPPTPSVDGKENVVAPFMADLKPDGAGNPSKLYYYSNLIDTLIVSYENVAFWSSAAAPPNDWLGSNTFQVIFAKTDSSITFQYKKQQGSWAPSYDATTYPGVTGIENITEQIGLLVSSTKPDTATAIKFYYPDSVTLSVEDVKPSWTNNAANAGFFEIANRSVNMATNVSNVGNVNVDTAFNTFIEIQRSDFTIAYSDTVSIPSLAQGVDTTIVYPTIYTPDSADIYTIMTFTNLSSDINTLNNQIQTEMVVIDTVGKTQDTLSWDNGMTPGQGVGFEGCGVHFIPPFYPTVVKELLYFIIQTTVDSGGFVAALWDDDGPGGTAGTVLFSDTIIPDSVILGGWNSVNLSAPILINDGGFYISWQFIDTTTQGIGVGVDLIPPFSLRTYEVLSGVWGAYRSAEAEDIMINAVIDLPPYPLIAAISSYVDPTCNGVCNGNAAVNVVGGIPPFTYLWDDSLNQDSVTATKLCAGTYTVTVYDSLGDSTTATLTLSEPAILTGTTTTIGQSTPADTNGVVTVTASGGSGSYSYLWNTGDTTSMVLGVVAGVYSVTVTDIVCGNSIVLTDTVNLLTAIAGFFEEAGNVKIYPNPSTGKLMIELLNIRHTSIALYSILGKRLAEFNNNDKNKQSFYSLDLSNQANGSYFIKIITDHKVITKKIILYK